The following proteins are co-located in the Pontiella desulfatans genome:
- a CDS encoding alpha-L-fucosidase, which yields MKPNLGSVLLACGLCALSPLARTNDLRPDFQPLETDRGAWLDEAKFAMFIHWGISSQLERGEWVLFRDKMPVAEYKKLVDTFNPVGFNADEWMGLAKAAGMKYVVFTGKHHDGFALFRTEASDFNVVDSTPFGRDVLAELKAACNKHGLKLGIYYSHVQDWTHPGGAIHKGESWDAAQAGDFRTYLDTVALPQIGKLLERYEPAILWFDTPWQMDAPLGHEIVRFVRVRKPETLINSRLMYHGMEIEGLSREQRDELREMGVDYLSYRDRTIPAASPWPYWETAMTLNQSWGYNSKDTAWKTPEKVVQQLVDIVGKGGTYLLNVGPRPDGTIPEETVDILTRVGEWLGINGEAIYGAEPSALSGYGEVDPASLARQRAQEEKARKTGARARKVELEMDYHWLATQKAGTMYIHLFNWPEGDFKIDGFEGGIGKAYLLADRETEISFDLKNGTLVVDLPPEPLDDLATVLCLEMKLDIDNKR from the coding sequence ATGAAGCCTAATCTCGGATCTGTTTTGTTGGCCTGCGGCCTATGTGCATTAAGCCCGCTGGCCAGGACGAATGATCTGCGCCCGGATTTCCAACCCTTGGAAACCGACCGGGGCGCCTGGCTCGATGAGGCCAAATTTGCCATGTTCATTCATTGGGGCATCAGCTCGCAGCTGGAACGCGGCGAGTGGGTTTTGTTCCGGGATAAAATGCCGGTCGCGGAATACAAAAAGCTGGTGGATACCTTCAATCCCGTTGGTTTTAACGCCGATGAATGGATGGGACTGGCGAAAGCGGCGGGCATGAAATATGTCGTTTTCACCGGCAAACACCATGACGGCTTTGCTCTGTTCAGGACGGAGGCCAGCGATTTTAATGTGGTGGACTCCACACCGTTCGGGCGGGATGTGCTGGCCGAACTCAAAGCCGCCTGCAACAAGCACGGCCTCAAGCTGGGCATCTATTATTCCCACGTGCAGGATTGGACACATCCCGGCGGAGCAATCCACAAAGGGGAAAGCTGGGATGCCGCGCAGGCGGGCGATTTCCGCACCTATCTCGACACCGTTGCGTTACCGCAGATCGGGAAATTGCTGGAGCGGTATGAGCCGGCGATTTTATGGTTCGATACCCCGTGGCAGATGGATGCGCCGTTGGGCCATGAAATTGTTCGCTTCGTGCGGGTGCGCAAACCGGAAACCCTCATCAACAGCCGCCTGATGTATCATGGCATGGAGATTGAAGGGCTCTCCCGCGAACAGCGCGATGAGCTGCGGGAAATGGGGGTCGACTATCTTTCCTATCGGGACCGGACGATTCCTGCCGCCAGCCCGTGGCCGTATTGGGAAACCGCGATGACCCTGAATCAATCCTGGGGCTATAACAGTAAGGATACGGCCTGGAAGACGCCGGAAAAAGTGGTTCAGCAACTGGTGGATATTGTCGGCAAGGGCGGCACCTATCTGCTCAATGTCGGCCCGCGGCCCGATGGCACTATTCCGGAAGAGACGGTGGATATTCTGACCCGTGTGGGTGAATGGCTGGGCATCAACGGTGAAGCGATTTACGGCGCGGAACCAAGCGCGCTGAGTGGCTATGGCGAAGTGGATCCTGCTTCCCTTGCTCGCCAGCGCGCACAGGAGGAAAAAGCCCGGAAGACCGGCGCCCGGGCCAGAAAGGTTGAGCTGGAAATGGACTACCATTGGCTGGCGACGCAAAAGGCCGGAACAATGTATATCCACCTGTTCAACTGGCCGGAAGGCGATTTCAAAATAGACGGGTTCGAGGGCGGCATCGGGAAGGCCTATCTGCTGGCCGACCGCGAGACCGAAATTTCCTTCGATCTAAAAAACGGAACGCTCGTCGTCGATCTTCCGCCGGAGCCGCTGGATGATCTCGCCACGGTACTCTGTCTGGAGATGAAATTGGACATAGATAACAAAAGGTAA
- a CDS encoding glycoside hydrolase family protein: MKSMQNYLMAALILSGLGAYGVDEDVGGGDNDGLNSKNKVAPLLSKADPEVAERMPPELKNIRLEHDYIEVMSDDYEMGDWQESPSKIIFHNGMYHMWIIDIPQGSVPTAGTGKTKKVESVTTYMNSKNGKLWFDRGKLPLGKAGTIDDAERLAPDVIKHDGRFYLFYEPMTSNAKDYRQRRCGIAALVAEQPEGPWTYAHEGLLLVPEIDDPEAWDHLFVANPRIEYFNGKWFMYYKGKGLASTKTLNGVATSDNLLGPYTKYKGNPLMGGHSANLVKYKNGLIYMNYHKHAFYWTEDGFTFTLIKKFGRGSGMAEDMNWSSFWLPNNPLYGGDPSRPDATELWGVSSRWAYQSEGYRKDVNNNDIIGAKLVIGAE, from the coding sequence ATGAAAAGTATGCAGAACTATCTAATGGCAGCCCTTATCCTCTCGGGTCTGGGGGCATATGGGGTGGATGAGGACGTAGGTGGGGGCGATAATGACGGGCTGAATTCGAAGAACAAAGTGGCCCCCTTGCTTTCCAAGGCGGATCCGGAGGTTGCTGAGCGAATGCCGCCGGAACTCAAGAACATCAGGTTGGAGCATGATTATATCGAGGTCATGAGCGATGATTATGAGATGGGGGACTGGCAGGAGAGTCCTTCAAAAATTATCTTTCATAACGGCATGTACCACATGTGGATCATCGATATTCCGCAAGGATCTGTTCCGACGGCCGGAACCGGAAAAACCAAAAAGGTAGAGAGTGTTACCACCTATATGAACTCGAAGAACGGCAAACTGTGGTTTGATCGAGGTAAGCTTCCATTGGGTAAGGCGGGAACGATCGACGACGCGGAACGGCTCGCCCCGGATGTCATTAAACATGACGGCAGGTTTTATCTCTTCTATGAACCCATGACTTCGAACGCAAAAGATTATCGCCAGCGGCGTTGCGGGATTGCTGCGCTGGTTGCAGAGCAACCGGAAGGTCCGTGGACGTATGCCCACGAAGGGCTGCTGCTGGTTCCGGAGATAGACGATCCCGAGGCCTGGGATCATCTGTTTGTTGCCAATCCCCGCATCGAGTATTTCAATGGAAAATGGTTCATGTACTACAAGGGCAAAGGGCTCGCCAGCACCAAGACCCTGAACGGGGTGGCCACTTCGGACAACCTGCTTGGGCCCTATACCAAATATAAGGGCAATCCCCTGATGGGTGGCCATTCCGCCAATCTGGTGAAATACAAGAACGGCTTGATCTACATGAATTACCACAAGCATGCGTTCTATTGGACCGAAGACGGATTCACGTTCACGCTCATCAAGAAGTTTGGGAGAGGATCCGGAATGGCCGAAGACATGAACTGGTCGAGTTTCTGGCTGCCCAACAATCCCCTTTATGGCGGAGATCCGTCCAGACCCGATGCAACAGAGCTGTGGGGTGTGAGTTCCCGGTGGGCGTACCAGTCAGAGGGCTACCGCAAGGACGTGAATAACAATGACATTATCGGCGCAAAGCTGGTAATTGGAGCAGAGTAG
- a CDS encoding DNRLRE domain-containing protein: protein MKNHPYTTCILSVLLLSSAQAADFYVDASVSPGGDGSFALPFQTIQAAADTMDPGDTCHIRAGTYRETVTPPLRSTTAALPIRYQAYSNESVTVTGLDVVSGWALQSGSVYTCSVPAEVSQLFIDGQLMMEARWPNSGINHLTPTNAAVETATSMVPGGISTFSDSAIGAFTNGHWNGAKMWYMPGSEWTSTSTLITDHTGNQLTFTNTSTSSALQLEAGDSYFLYGTLNALDSATEWFHDAASGILYLWAPGGIDPNTLTVEARTRRYAFDLLWERDHIQISGLNFHASSLTDQGTCNDTLIENSTFMYPTPLWDTKIWGWSGGIYIRGSHATVRNCEVAYSWGDGITFHYGSASNTVENCLVHDCNWIGGLSGGIRAAGIGHLIRRNTVYNTGRTGIVFRGCEQTRIEHNHISHVGWITKDQGGMMTGGIDGGGTVIARNWVRDHNSSAWCTGIYLDNDSRNYIVHHNVVWNYNNGMRMNKTGIDNQVYNNTFFNASHEAMGHYAPDGETYTNIKTYNNLATDAPFRGTDLQNNLLDSEANMAFAGTTHGDFRILENSTAIDYGRVIAGYTDGHAGAAPDAGAYEFGGTDWIAGIEWTPDWNSLPVPAFTNIGNAFDASASTDADGFIIRYDWDFGDGNTGYGKTVSHTYTATGSYAVVLTVLDELSGTAQTTNWITAATNIPPPTPLVDIFESGTDLFIESDGTKHDTDTLLAGKPVSGTNVLDARRVFIKFDLSALLNAPISSAVLRLYNIEGLNDTWGNAYLNLISSNWNFGTVTWDHPIGTSLGVLVGKDGPFNQYHEKDITAHVQNWQADPSSNHGIRIRGDEAHSINAKYFQSLEGANAPQLVVNYSTTTADIPIAAAEINTELQPSLTWNSTAGATYTVESSTNLIEGSWLPVQTGISGTPPANNFTDAPVSNLPPARFYRIVRP from the coding sequence ATGAAAAATCACCCCTACACCACCTGTATTCTCTCCGTACTGCTGCTTTCCTCCGCTCAGGCGGCCGATTTCTACGTTGATGCTTCCGTATCGCCCGGCGGCGATGGAAGTTTTGCCCTGCCCTTTCAAACCATCCAGGCCGCGGCCGATACGATGGATCCGGGCGACACCTGCCATATCCGCGCCGGCACTTACCGCGAAACCGTCACGCCGCCTTTACGATCCACCACCGCGGCCCTTCCGATCCGCTATCAGGCCTATTCCAATGAATCGGTCACGGTTACCGGGCTGGATGTGGTTTCCGGCTGGGCACTGCAGAGCGGCTCGGTCTACACCTGCTCCGTTCCGGCGGAAGTCAGCCAGCTGTTTATCGACGGCCAACTGATGATGGAAGCCCGCTGGCCGAACAGCGGAATAAACCACCTTACCCCCACGAACGCCGCCGTTGAAACCGCCACCAGCATGGTGCCGGGCGGAATCTCCACCTTTTCCGATAGCGCGATCGGCGCATTTACTAACGGCCACTGGAACGGCGCAAAAATGTGGTATATGCCCGGCTCGGAATGGACGTCCACCTCCACCCTCATTACCGACCACACCGGAAACCAGCTCACCTTCACCAACACCAGCACCTCATCCGCGCTCCAGCTTGAAGCGGGGGATTCCTACTTTCTCTACGGAACCCTCAACGCACTGGATTCCGCAACGGAATGGTTCCACGACGCCGCATCGGGCATCCTCTACCTCTGGGCACCCGGCGGCATTGACCCGAATACCTTAACCGTAGAGGCGCGCACGCGCCGCTATGCCTTCGACCTCCTGTGGGAGCGCGATCATATTCAGATCAGCGGCCTGAATTTCCATGCTTCATCCTTAACCGACCAGGGCACCTGCAACGACACCCTCATCGAAAACTCCACCTTCATGTATCCCACCCCGCTCTGGGACACCAAAATCTGGGGCTGGAGCGGCGGTATCTATATCCGGGGCTCCCACGCCACCGTCCGCAACTGTGAAGTGGCCTATTCCTGGGGCGACGGCATCACCTTCCACTATGGCTCGGCCAGCAACACCGTTGAAAACTGCCTCGTCCACGACTGCAACTGGATCGGCGGCCTTTCCGGCGGCATCCGCGCGGCGGGCATCGGGCATTTGATCCGCCGGAATACGGTTTACAACACCGGCCGAACCGGTATCGTTTTCCGCGGCTGCGAACAGACCCGGATTGAACACAACCATATTTCCCATGTCGGCTGGATCACCAAGGACCAGGGCGGCATGATGACCGGCGGAATCGACGGCGGCGGCACCGTGATCGCCCGGAACTGGGTGCGCGACCATAACTCTTCGGCCTGGTGCACCGGGATCTATCTCGATAACGACAGCCGCAATTATATCGTGCACCACAATGTCGTCTGGAACTACAACAACGGCATGCGGATGAATAAAACCGGCATTGATAATCAGGTTTACAACAACACCTTTTTCAACGCCTCCCACGAAGCCATGGGGCACTACGCCCCCGATGGCGAGACCTATACCAACATCAAAACCTACAACAACCTGGCCACCGACGCGCCGTTCCGCGGAACCGACCTGCAGAACAACCTGCTCGATTCCGAAGCCAACATGGCCTTTGCCGGAACCACCCACGGCGATTTCCGAATATTGGAAAACTCGACCGCCATTGATTACGGGCGCGTTATTGCGGGCTATACGGATGGGCACGCGGGCGCGGCCCCCGATGCCGGTGCCTATGAATTCGGCGGCACTGACTGGATCGCCGGAATTGAATGGACGCCGGACTGGAACAGCCTGCCTGTCCCCGCCTTTACAAACATTGGAAATGCGTTCGATGCCTCCGCCTCCACCGATGCGGACGGTTTCATTATACGTTACGACTGGGATTTCGGCGACGGAAACACCGGCTATGGGAAAACCGTCTCCCACACCTACACCGCAACCGGAAGCTATGCGGTCGTACTGACCGTCCTCGATGAGTTAAGCGGAACCGCCCAGACCACCAACTGGATAACCGCCGCAACCAACATTCCTCCACCGACCCCCCTGGTCGATATCTTCGAATCCGGCACCGACCTGTTTATTGAATCCGACGGCACCAAGCACGACACCGATACGCTGCTGGCCGGAAAACCGGTAAGCGGAACCAATGTGCTCGATGCCCGCCGCGTCTTCATTAAGTTCGACCTTTCCGCCCTGCTTAATGCCCCCATCTCCAGCGCGGTTCTGCGCCTCTACAACATCGAAGGCCTGAATGACACGTGGGGCAATGCCTACCTCAATCTGATCTCCTCCAACTGGAACTTCGGAACCGTCACATGGGACCATCCCATCGGCACATCGCTCGGCGTACTCGTCGGTAAAGACGGCCCGTTTAACCAATACCATGAAAAAGACATCACCGCCCACGTGCAAAACTGGCAGGCCGACCCCTCATCCAACCACGGCATTCGCATTCGAGGCGACGAAGCCCACAGCATCAACGCAAAATATTTCCAATCATTGGAAGGCGCGAATGCTCCACAACTCGTTGTGAACTACAGCACCACTACAGCCGACATCCCGATAGCGGCCGCCGAAATTAACACCGAATTACAACCCTCGCTCACCTGGAATTCCACGGCTGGCGCCACCTACACCGTCGAAAGCAGCACCAACCTGATTGAAGGTTCCTGGCTGCCCGTTCAGACCGGTATTTCCGGCACACCGCCTGCCAATAATTTTACGGATGCTCCGGTCTCCAACCTGCCGCCCGCCCGCTTTTATCGCATTGTACGCCCCTGA
- a CDS encoding alpha-L-fucosidase, giving the protein MKTYHHILTLSLVACLLSACVHMEPSPKTPLEAYNARMEWFAQSQYGMFIHFGLYSHLGGEWKGEQVDWYAEWIQASADIPRDEYAKIIDAFNPAGFNADFIARTAKDAGMTYLVITSKHHEGFCLWDSAYTEFDVAGSALKGRDLLAELSKACKKHGIRFGLYYSIIDWNHPAQQPSMNGKHPFKRWGQTVMHDGRKQEYIDYQTSQIMELISKYEPAMLWFDGDWVDWWTMEDGLQLYDAIREAAPDIIVNNRVAKRDQFELDFVTQEQKHFEAAFPKHWEGCYTMNKSWGYKKHDHEWKDAPTVYNKLKDINEKGGNLLLNVGPDGNGEIQPEAIAILRETATLIQENPIAKKVPQITAVPGVKETRL; this is encoded by the coding sequence ATGAAAACATACCATCACATACTGACTCTCTCCCTTGTTGCCTGTCTGCTTTCAGCCTGCGTTCATATGGAGCCCTCCCCGAAAACTCCGCTTGAAGCGTATAACGCCCGCATGGAGTGGTTTGCGCAGTCGCAGTACGGCATGTTTATCCACTTCGGTCTCTATTCCCATTTGGGCGGCGAATGGAAGGGCGAACAGGTGGACTGGTATGCCGAATGGATCCAGGCGAGTGCCGACATCCCGCGCGACGAGTACGCTAAAATCATCGACGCCTTCAACCCGGCCGGATTCAACGCTGATTTCATCGCCCGCACGGCAAAGGATGCGGGCATGACCTATCTGGTCATCACCTCCAAGCACCATGAAGGCTTTTGCCTGTGGGACAGTGCCTACACCGAATTCGATGTTGCAGGCAGCGCCTTGAAGGGGCGGGACCTGCTCGCCGAATTGAGCAAGGCGTGCAAAAAGCACGGCATCCGCTTTGGCCTCTACTACAGCATCATCGACTGGAACCATCCGGCGCAACAACCATCGATGAACGGGAAGCATCCATTTAAACGCTGGGGGCAGACGGTGATGCACGACGGTCGGAAACAGGAATATATCGACTATCAGACCAGCCAGATCATGGAACTGATCAGCAAGTATGAACCGGCCATGTTGTGGTTTGATGGTGACTGGGTTGACTGGTGGACGATGGAAGACGGCCTCCAGCTTTATGATGCCATACGCGAGGCCGCCCCCGACATCATCGTCAATAACCGCGTGGCCAAGCGCGACCAGTTCGAACTCGATTTTGTGACCCAGGAGCAGAAGCACTTTGAAGCGGCATTTCCGAAGCATTGGGAAGGGTGCTACACCATGAACAAATCGTGGGGCTACAAAAAACATGATCACGAATGGAAGGATGCTCCGACGGTTTACAACAAGCTGAAGGATATCAATGAGAAGGGCGGCAACCTGCTGCTGAATGTCGGACCCGATGGAAACGGCGAGATTCAGCCCGAAGCCATCGCCATTCTAAGGGAAACAGCTACGCTGATTCAGGAAAATCCCATTGCAAAGAAAGTTCCGCAGATTACCGCAGTACCCGGGGTGAAGGAGACCCGTTTATGA
- a CDS encoding SGNH/GDSL hydrolase family protein — protein MKKWILGFIALWLLQGVACAEAFRPNERVAFIGDSITHEGSYHTLIQAFYATRFPDRNVQCFNLGISGDIAKGGAERSDPSGSAIWARDVRSVRPTAATIMLGMNDAGTGHFLSAKTKDELEAENAKRFGYYKNSYGQMLDNLEALGVDRITPIKSSPYDQTQVNPKKPALLQFGIGKNDAIVAMGRGVVDVEAAVRGFSVCDFNTPMLELNARQQKDDPAFSICGKDRVHPQEEGHMVMAWLFLKFQGLESSVAELTVDARSPQVVDANNCTASNLKTSGDQISFDYKANALPFPRSAYQAAAHLIEFESEFNRERLAVRGLKTGAYVLNMDGVSVGEYSAAELEAGINMALLEQAPQMLQAHEVLRLCEERAELANTLRGVMFSCKYLKRKGYDSDDIVACKAVIDDVIAGEKAIYQQRALQEYADWIEGYDEQLEKVESMVEKIYAAARPGTHRIELSLRER, from the coding sequence ATGAAAAAATGGATTTTAGGGTTTATCGCCCTGTGGCTGCTGCAAGGGGTGGCCTGTGCGGAAGCATTCAGGCCGAACGAGCGCGTGGCGTTTATCGGCGACAGCATTACGCATGAGGGGAGTTATCACACTCTGATTCAGGCGTTTTATGCCACCCGCTTCCCGGACCGAAATGTGCAGTGCTTTAATCTCGGCATCAGCGGGGATATCGCAAAGGGCGGCGCCGAGCGCTCCGACCCAAGTGGGTCTGCGATATGGGCACGTGATGTGCGGAGCGTCCGCCCGACGGCGGCAACCATCATGCTGGGGATGAACGATGCCGGCACCGGGCACTTCCTTTCGGCAAAAACGAAGGACGAGCTGGAGGCGGAAAATGCCAAACGCTTCGGGTACTATAAAAACAGTTACGGACAGATGCTCGACAATCTGGAAGCTCTGGGAGTTGACCGGATTACGCCGATCAAATCTTCACCCTACGACCAGACGCAGGTGAACCCGAAGAAGCCGGCATTGCTGCAGTTCGGCATTGGAAAGAACGATGCGATTGTTGCGATGGGGCGCGGTGTCGTGGATGTCGAAGCCGCCGTGCGCGGTTTTTCCGTTTGCGACTTTAACACGCCGATGCTGGAGCTTAATGCCCGACAGCAAAAGGATGATCCCGCGTTTTCCATCTGCGGAAAAGATCGGGTCCACCCGCAGGAGGAGGGGCACATGGTGATGGCCTGGCTCTTTCTAAAGTTCCAGGGTTTGGAAAGCTCGGTTGCGGAGCTGACGGTTGATGCCCGGTCGCCTCAGGTTGTTGATGCGAATAACTGCACGGCTTCGAACCTGAAAACATCAGGCGATCAGATTTCGTTCGATTACAAAGCGAATGCACTTCCGTTTCCGCGTTCGGCCTATCAGGCGGCGGCGCACCTGATTGAGTTTGAGTCGGAATTTAACCGGGAACGGCTGGCTGTGCGCGGCCTGAAAACAGGAGCCTACGTTTTAAACATGGACGGGGTTTCCGTCGGTGAATATTCGGCGGCTGAACTGGAGGCCGGAATTAACATGGCTCTGCTGGAACAGGCTCCGCAGATGCTGCAGGCTCATGAGGTGCTGCGGCTTTGCGAAGAGCGCGCCGAGCTGGCGAACACATTGCGGGGGGTCATGTTCAGTTGCAAATACCTCAAGCGAAAAGGATATGACTCCGATGATATTGTGGCCTGCAAGGCGGTGATTGATGACGTGATTGCGGGGGAAAAGGCGATCTATCAGCAGCGCGCACTACAGGAATATGCCGACTGGATTGAGGGATATGACGAGCAGCTTGAAAAGGTGGAATCCATGGTGGAAAAAATCTATGCCGCCGCCCGGCCCGGGACGCACCGGATTGAACTGAGCTTGAGGGAAAGGTAG
- a CDS encoding autotransporter outer membrane beta-barrel domain-containing protein, which yields MKTRQTTTILLTTLLLAGTSQAAQRFWNGAGSEEVPPNYDFSAATNWFNGLVPIAGEDAVIRGHSTPAYASHAIMTNSWNLTNIRIGGEGSGSTEGVPTLTLNAGADLTWSNALDIGYSLVNDTNAPAAYGILEINAGDHDGVTMNIGKAAGTSPWATTGEVTIANATLNLTGATKIATRDGSATGATVGTLTLNTGAVVNASNSAGSYTVTVGDFGSGKLIINGGTLNFAAGKALRLGENGGDGTVELNSGLLNLGVHPGVGSGTGLIDIKEGLFMISDGAWRKAQMEALVNDGTITASGGGSLAQDAIYSALYTAGTGSTNISTYITLKWGITGSDPRTNAMWAVDTTPPPGTRLTIGFEGDGWPGGYIPTLTTEISIDGAGTVSSANSNITVTLSGNPLPTNLYNTSFIYDVNGQSDLNEVTGLGASAAGLSITTANDSIVTGSGIRNAAGDTALITHELDPGGLPSGFDIELWEIETRILGASEVATFIDLVNPTNRLSVAGDGNTLQPNDVTGLDIAIDSSSSETAFVSMCALTNDAATSYRLQTLTLNLVEQGDEPAAEGTYEFWMEPYTGVLTNSALQAKDADPDEDDLDNLMEFALGGNPTTNDAAAILPTSSVEGSSLQYLYNRRTNHVEIGLSYYLELTPDLVNTAFTNDTAAYTVDGVSAAVGGFEMVTNSINTVTDAKFVTLTVEE from the coding sequence ATGAAAACACGACAAACCACAACAATCCTACTCACGACCTTGCTTCTGGCAGGTACAAGCCAGGCCGCACAACGGTTCTGGAACGGCGCTGGAAGCGAAGAAGTCCCGCCCAATTATGATTTTTCCGCAGCCACAAACTGGTTTAACGGACTCGTACCCATAGCCGGAGAGGATGCTGTCATTCGGGGACATTCGACCCCCGCATACGCTTCCCATGCTATCATGACCAACAGCTGGAACCTGACTAATATCCGCATTGGAGGCGAAGGAAGCGGAAGCACAGAGGGCGTTCCTACCCTGACCCTGAACGCCGGGGCCGATTTAACCTGGTCCAATGCTCTTGATATTGGATATTCGCTCGTCAACGACACCAACGCCCCGGCGGCCTATGGCATTCTCGAAATCAACGCCGGCGATCATGACGGTGTAACGATGAACATCGGCAAAGCGGCCGGCACCAGCCCCTGGGCGACGACAGGCGAGGTGACCATCGCAAACGCCACCTTGAATTTGACCGGCGCCACAAAAATTGCAACTCGGGATGGCAGTGCCACCGGAGCGACCGTCGGCACCCTGACGCTCAATACCGGAGCTGTTGTGAATGCTTCGAATAGCGCCGGATCTTACACCGTTACAGTCGGCGACTTCGGTAGCGGAAAGCTTATCATCAATGGAGGCACCCTTAACTTTGCCGCCGGAAAAGCCCTGAGACTTGGCGAGAACGGAGGCGACGGCACCGTTGAGTTAAACTCCGGACTGCTGAATTTAGGCGTGCATCCGGGGGTTGGCAGCGGTACAGGCCTAATTGATATCAAAGAAGGACTCTTTATGATTTCAGACGGAGCCTGGCGAAAAGCCCAGATGGAAGCATTGGTCAACGATGGCACCATCACGGCAAGCGGCGGTGGTTCTCTTGCCCAGGATGCGATATACTCAGCTCTATACACCGCAGGAACAGGCTCCACAAACATTTCGACATACATCACCCTCAAATGGGGCATTACAGGTTCGGACCCACGCACCAATGCCATGTGGGCGGTCGACACCACACCGCCGCCCGGCACCCGACTGACCATTGGGTTTGAAGGCGACGGCTGGCCCGGTGGATACATCCCGACCCTCACCACCGAAATCAGCATTGACGGTGCCGGCACCGTAAGTTCTGCAAACAGCAACATAACCGTTACACTTAGCGGCAATCCCCTGCCCACAAACCTCTACAACACATCCTTCATCTACGACGTGAACGGACAAAGCGATCTCAATGAGGTCACAGGTTTGGGCGCCTCCGCCGCAGGTCTGTCCATCACTACAGCCAACGACTCGATTGTTACCGGTTCAGGCATCCGCAACGCTGCCGGGGACACCGCCCTTATAACCCATGAGCTTGATCCCGGCGGCTTGCCATCAGGCTTCGACATCGAGTTGTGGGAAATTGAAACCCGCATTCTGGGTGCCTCGGAGGTGGCCACATTCATCGATCTCGTCAATCCCACCAACCGACTCAGCGTTGCGGGCGACGGTAACACACTCCAACCCAATGATGTAACCGGACTGGATATCGCGATCGATTCTTCCAGTTCGGAAACGGCGTTCGTCAGCATGTGCGCCCTCACCAACGATGCGGCCACCAGCTACCGCCTGCAGACCCTCACCCTTAATCTCGTTGAGCAAGGAGATGAGCCGGCGGCCGAAGGAACCTACGAATTCTGGATGGAACCGTATACCGGCGTACTGACCAATTCCGCCCTGCAGGCCAAGGATGCCGACCCGGATGAAGACGATCTGGATAACCTGATGGAATTTGCACTCGGCGGAAACCCGACCACCAACGATGCGGCGGCCATTCTGCCGACAAGCTCCGTGGAAGGTTCTTCTCTGCAGTACCTGTATAACCGTCGCACCAATCATGTGGAAATCGGCCTCTCCTACTATCTGGAGTTGACCCCCGATCTGGTGAACACGGCCTTCACCAATGACACTGCCGCCTACACGGTGGATGGTGTTTCCGCAGCAGTGGGCGGTTTTGAGATGGTGACCAACAGCATCAACACAGTCACTGATGCTAAGTTCGTGACCCTGACGGTTGAAGAGTAA